In one Suricata suricatta isolate VVHF042 chromosome 9, meerkat_22Aug2017_6uvM2_HiC, whole genome shotgun sequence genomic region, the following are encoded:
- the NGB gene encoding neuroglobin, giving the protein MERPEPELIRQSWRAVSRSPLEHGTVLFARLFDLEPDLLPLFQYNCRQFSSPEDCLSSPEFLDHIRKVVSALTYEGHLPMTTKLGFLLEACDSHRLGQNPAQEAWTLCRREGPGLSFLPMEWGCAFLPSGMTRCRLPLQTVGESLLYMLEKCLGPAFTPAMRAAWSQLYGAVVQAMSRGWDGE; this is encoded by the exons ATGGAGCGCCCGGAGCCCGAGCTCATCCGGCAGAGCTGGCGGGCGGTGAGTCGCAGCCCGCTGGAGCATGGCACCGTGCTGTTCGCCAG GCTATTTGACCTGGAGCCCGACCTGCTGCCCCTCTTCCAGTACAACTGCCGCCAGTTCTCCAGCCCAGAGGACTGCCTGTCCTCCCCCGAGTTCCTGGACCACATCAGGAAG GTGGTGTCCGCGCTGACCTACGAGGGCCATCTGCCCATGACGACCAAGCTGGGGTTCCTCTTAGAGGCTTGTGACTCTcaca GATTGGGGCAGAATCCTGCTCAGGAAGCGTGGACCCTGTGCAGGAGAGAAGggccaggcctcagttttctccccaTGGAATGGGGCTGTGCCTTCCTGCCTTCAGGAATGACAAGGTGCCGCTTGCCTCTGCAGACGGTGGGTGAGTCCCTGCTCTACATGCTGGAGAAGTGCCTGGGCCCTGCGTTCACGCCAGCCATGCGCGCCGCCTGGAGCCAGCTCTACGGGGCCGTGGTGCAGGCCATGAGTCGAGGCTGGGATGGCGAGTAA